One window of the Pristis pectinata isolate sPriPec2 chromosome 13, sPriPec2.1.pri, whole genome shotgun sequence genome contains the following:
- the cetp gene encoding cholesteryl ester transfer protein encodes MFPLGQLSPVLFLLAGASLSCDPGPPASPVNTTGIVCRFTKEAALVFNQETSDVIQATFRHASFPNIVGGKSILILGSVSYIFKNLQINNMSVESSDVDLSKEKGILISIQNVAASFKGTMNYAYSNWLLKLNHSLDFEIESQTDVDLALTLACDNGRIAVTISDCLLNFDKLTLQLQKQSEVTWIKQLLTDFVSFTLRHVLKGQICAEIHKMSNLLADFTLDQAGAFIQDGKIATSTELTSDPVITSRYVESRHKGNVFYKNFSVPQTPSAIPVERVETRMFNLWVSEPVINSLLFAAYHEDRLTLKLVDNDLLKVFEDGEFENEPNVLQQMLPAVPMNDLMLKLTPLKPPSILFKRIGTILEGSLSVEVDVLPDSKESYTALYLEMDIETTVQSSYANRKIHLQPSSNRWSIKVIKNNPAITLDESKAKRYLEKFFSRGGLQKIISYVEFYITALLDKKGLHYFNVTNTVLKPDKGYVIVATDFRFPRQLLENFLRNVTSTRRS; translated from the exons ATGTTCCCACTGGGACAGTTGAGCCCGGTGTTATTCCTCCTGGCCGGTGCCTCGCTCTCCTGCGATCCGGGACCCCCGGCCTCACCCGTGAACACCACCGGCATTGTGTGCCGGTTCACCAAGGAAGCTGCCTTAGTAT TTAACCAAGAGACGAGCGATGTCATCCAGGCAACGTTCCGGCACGCTTCATTCCCCAATATCGTTGGAGGGAAATCGATTCTGATTCTGGGCTCCgtttcatatatttttaaaaa TTTGCAGATAAACAACATGTCTGTGGAAAGTAGTGATGTAGACCTTAGTAAAGAAAAAGGAATCCTAATCTCTATCCAAAATGTAGCTGCTTCCTTCAAGGGAACCATGAACTATGCATACTCCAACTGGCT GTTAAAGCTAAATCACTCACTGGATTTTGAAATTGAGTCCCAGACTGATGTTGATCTTGCTCTAACTTTAG CATGTGACAACGGGAGAATAGCAGTGACCATCTCAGATTGCCTGCTCAATTTTGATAAGCTAACTCTGCAACTGCAAAAACAGAGCGA GGTCACCTGGATTAAGCAACTATTGACAGATTTTGTTTCCTTCACTTTGAGACATGTTCTTAAAGGACAG ATCTGTGCAGAAATTCATAAGATGTCAAATCTACTGGCAGACTTCACTCTGGATCAAGCCG GAGCATTCATACAAGATGGGAAGATTGCCACAAGTACAGAATTAACTAGTGATCCAGTGATTACCTCCAGATACGTTGAATCCCGGCACAAG GGTAATGTGTTCTACAAGAACTTTTCAGTTCCCCAGACGCCCAGCGCCATCCCAGTTGAAAGGGTGGAGACCAGAATGTTTAATCTGTGGGTCTCGGAACCAGTGATCAATTCTCTCCTGTTTGCAGCATATCATGAGGATCGCCTAACTCTAAAGCTTGTGGACAATGACTTGCTG AAAGTATTTGAAGATGGAGAATTTGAAAATGAGCCAAATGTTTTACAGCAG ATGCTTCCTGCTGTTCCTATGAATGACCTGATGCTCAAACTCACGCCTCTCAAGCCACCCAGCATTCTGTTCAAACGCATAGGCACCATTTTGGAGGGATCCCTATCTGTCGAGGTTGACGTTCTGCCTGATAGTAAAGAATCCTACACAGCACTGTATCTGGAGATG GATATTGAAACTACTGTCCAGTCATCTTATGCAAACAGGAAAATCCACCTGCAGCCCTCTTCAAATCG CTGGAGCATCAAAGTTATAAAGAATAATCCAGCCATCACCCTG GATGAGAGTAAAGCCAAGCGTTATTTGGAGAAATTTTTCTCAAGGGGTGGATTACAAAAGATCATCTCTT ATGTGGAGTTTTACATAACGGCACTGCTTGACAAGAAAGGACTGCACTACTTTAATGTCACCAACACAGTGCTGAAACCAGACAAG GGTTATGTGATTGTTGCCACAGATTTTCGTTTTCCACGTCAGCTACTGGAAAATTTCCTTCGAAACGTCACCTCAACCAGAAGATCCTAA